A single region of the Thunnus maccoyii chromosome 10, fThuMac1.1, whole genome shotgun sequence genome encodes:
- the si:dkey-29h14.10 gene encoding uncharacterized protein si:dkey-29h14.10: protein MMNTSDPLAPSPFINSNLTKMKERTSFNQVMSCRASSMYKVMQMVQKMAQKSCRRACQLFCCPLDNLLCENITWCPENHHPAQDKTIPVSLRNPPPSTILIVNISNSTLIDCVIGNDTYPSAVAENQPLMQESELQMHDHMRCSCSCGQQGAAQTSAVPPPPPPPSAEPQSINIHSSNLSCVIIGDNNYMQVDKTRLMESEETHM, encoded by the exons ATGATGAACACCTCTGACCCTCTAGCTCCGAGTCCTTTTATAAACAGcaatttgacaaaaatgaaagaaagaacatCGTTTAATCAG GTGATGAGCTGCAGAGCCTCCAGCATGTACAAAGTCATGCAGATGGTGCAGAAGATGGCGCAGAAAAGCTGCAGGAGAGCCTGCCAACTTTTCTGCTGCCCATTGGACAATCTGTTGTGTGAAAACATCACATGGTGCCCAG aaaatcaccacCCTGCACAGGATAAAACTATACCAG TGAGTCTCCGGAACCCGCCGCCGTCTACAATTTTGATTGTTAACATCAGCAACTCCACCTTGATTGACTGCGTCATCGGGAACGACACCTACCCATCTGCAGTGGCAGAAAATCAGCCTCTAATGCAGGAATCTGAGCTCCAAATGCATG ATCACATGAggtgcagctgcagctgtggaCAGCAGGGAGCAGCACAGACCTctgctgttcctcctcctcctcctcctccatcagcagAGCCTCAGAGCATCAACATCCACAGCTCTAATCTCAGCTGCGTCATCATCGGAGACAATAACTATATGCAGGTGGACAAGACCCGCTTGATGGAATCTGAGGAAACACACATGTGA
- the LOC121905741 gene encoding dynein regulatory complex protein 9-like isoform X1, with the protein MERSEMSLSRIQSLRLAAVLEDCSDQLDILGHALTVQMSRERSSAAAQEEARVTKLKRDCQYISQQVSKLYLELEEKQSFSCLLQVVEEAEQKKMAENMRRETKRELERRKQYVQRQEEELQQKIEKLKQLTKDLTQKLKEQPSKTKNKNKLVEKDFELQFQKTEKETSQAEKLLEDQLELLKKQFKEEVRIHEESHKFLQNRHEELQQQLQQWQQRTKQMLQEKEQQLNNVRCKRTVILDKLMEMRRKYREMEQMVVEDREEQEKLRQQQAEARAATKMQAWWRGCMVRRGLGSFKKAEEGKKGKKKKEGKKKKK; encoded by the exons ATGGAGAGAAGTGAA ATGTCTTTGTCCCGGATTCAGAGTCTCAGACTGGCAGCTGTACTGGAGGATTGTTCAGACCAGTTGGACATACTGGGGCATGCTCTGACAGTGCAGATGAGCAGGGAGcgcagcagtgcagcagcacaG gagGAAGCCAGAGTGACCAAGCTGAAACGAGACTG tcaATATATATCACAGCAGGTGTCCAAGTTATATTTAGAGCTGGAGGAAAAGCAGAGTTTCAGCTGTCTGCTGCAAGTGGTGGAGGAAGCGGAGCAGAAGAAGATGGCTGAGAACATGAGAAG agagacaaagagagagctGGAGCGTAGAAAACAATATGTACAGAGGCAAGAAGAGGAGCTCCAACAGAAAATTGAGAAACTGAAG CAGCTCACCAAAGACCTGACACAAAAGCTGAAAGAGCAGCCATCgaagacaaaaaacaagaataagCTTGTGGAGAAGGACTTTGAGCTGCAGTTccagaagacagaaaaagagacgAGCCAAGCTGAGAAGCTGCTAGAAGACCAGCTGGAG CTGCTGAAAAAACAGTTTAAGGAGGAGGTGAGAATTCATGAGGAGTCGCACAAATTTCTGCAGAATCGACATGAG gagttgcagcagcagctgcagcagtggcagcagcgcACGAAGCAGATGCTGCAGGAGAAGGAGCAGCAGCTCAACAATGTGCGCTGCAAAAGAACGGTGATTTTGGACAAACTGatggagatgaggaggaag TACAGGGAGATGGAGCAGATGGTGGTGGAGGACAGGGAGGAGCAGGAGAAACTGCGCCAACAGCAAGCAGAGGCCAGAGCTGCTACCAAG ATGCAGGCCTGGTGGAGAGGCTGCATGGTGCGCAGAGGCCTCGgcagttttaaaaaagcagaGGAGGGCAAGAaaggcaagaagaagaaggaaggaaagaagaagaagaaatga
- the LOC121905741 gene encoding dynein regulatory complex protein 9-like isoform X2, whose product MMEEARVTKLKRDCQYISQQVSKLYLELEEKQSFSCLLQVVEEAEQKKMAENMRRETKRELERRKQYVQRQEEELQQKIEKLKQLTKDLTQKLKEQPSKTKNKNKLVEKDFELQFQKTEKETSQAEKLLEDQLELLKKQFKEEVRIHEESHKFLQNRHEELQQQLQQWQQRTKQMLQEKEQQLNNVRCKRTVILDKLMEMRRKYREMEQMVVEDREEQEKLRQQQAEARAATKMQAWWRGCMVRRGLGSFKKAEEGKKGKKKKEGKKKKK is encoded by the exons atgatg gagGAAGCCAGAGTGACCAAGCTGAAACGAGACTG tcaATATATATCACAGCAGGTGTCCAAGTTATATTTAGAGCTGGAGGAAAAGCAGAGTTTCAGCTGTCTGCTGCAAGTGGTGGAGGAAGCGGAGCAGAAGAAGATGGCTGAGAACATGAGAAG agagacaaagagagagctGGAGCGTAGAAAACAATATGTACAGAGGCAAGAAGAGGAGCTCCAACAGAAAATTGAGAAACTGAAG CAGCTCACCAAAGACCTGACACAAAAGCTGAAAGAGCAGCCATCgaagacaaaaaacaagaataagCTTGTGGAGAAGGACTTTGAGCTGCAGTTccagaagacagaaaaagagacgAGCCAAGCTGAGAAGCTGCTAGAAGACCAGCTGGAG CTGCTGAAAAAACAGTTTAAGGAGGAGGTGAGAATTCATGAGGAGTCGCACAAATTTCTGCAGAATCGACATGAG gagttgcagcagcagctgcagcagtggcagcagcgcACGAAGCAGATGCTGCAGGAGAAGGAGCAGCAGCTCAACAATGTGCGCTGCAAAAGAACGGTGATTTTGGACAAACTGatggagatgaggaggaag TACAGGGAGATGGAGCAGATGGTGGTGGAGGACAGGGAGGAGCAGGAGAAACTGCGCCAACAGCAAGCAGAGGCCAGAGCTGCTACCAAG ATGCAGGCCTGGTGGAGAGGCTGCATGGTGCGCAGAGGCCTCGgcagttttaaaaaagcagaGGAGGGCAAGAaaggcaagaagaagaaggaaggaaagaagaagaagaaatga